The following proteins are co-located in the Puniceicoccus vermicola genome:
- a CDS encoding helix-turn-helix domain-containing protein, which translates to MAQLGSAEPQYSIGMTYDDRVPEPYLLQRNHTGTAYVTWFLRKGHVSVRSQDRIIRASTGDWVIIDPLTTRSHDFSPDAKLLSIRFRVDWQGIPFIPPLREPRVYDGSASKALLEASEKLIEDQQSSKLKSSPSKHSDACKRKAALFEWLSHWHRLREESENIPLSKTDARIFAILRAIGGPASIAPLDYAQLSSEVGLSKAQLIRIFKANLGLTPQQWREAQCLKSAEDDILQRKLSVKEIAARLGFYDASHFTKWFRNKTGSSPRKWREQQTV; encoded by the coding sequence ATGGCCCAACTAGGAAGCGCAGAACCCCAATACTCGATTGGGATGACCTACGACGATCGAGTGCCAGAACCGTACCTTCTTCAGAGAAATCATACCGGAACGGCTTACGTCACCTGGTTTTTACGCAAAGGCCATGTTTCGGTGCGCAGTCAGGACCGGATCATCCGGGCGAGCACGGGCGACTGGGTGATCATCGATCCCCTGACCACCCGCAGTCATGACTTCTCCCCGGATGCCAAACTCCTTTCGATTCGTTTCCGGGTCGATTGGCAAGGCATCCCCTTCATTCCGCCCCTCCGAGAACCACGCGTCTATGATGGGAGCGCGAGTAAAGCACTGCTTGAAGCGTCCGAAAAGCTCATTGAGGACCAACAATCCTCAAAACTCAAATCATCGCCCTCCAAACATTCAGATGCGTGCAAACGAAAAGCCGCTCTATTCGAATGGCTGAGCCATTGGCATCGATTACGAGAGGAATCCGAGAACATTCCTCTCTCGAAAACAGATGCAAGAATCTTTGCTATTCTCAGGGCGATCGGAGGCCCTGCCTCAATCGCTCCTCTCGACTACGCCCAATTATCTTCTGAAGTTGGTCTTTCGAAAGCCCAGCTCATCCGAATCTTTAAGGCGAATCTAGGCCTCACTCCCCAACAATGGCGCGAGGCCCAATGCCTCAAGAGCGCCGAGGATGATATTCTCCAGCGCAAGCTCTCCGTAAAGGAGATCGCCGCCCGGTTGGGCTTCTACGATGCCTCCCATTTTACGAAATGGTTTCGAAACAAAACCGGATCTTCCCCCAGAAAGTGGCGAGAACAACAAACGGTCTAG
- a CDS encoding tagaturonate epimerase family protein: MKTIEPYTFGMGDRFGHQGEAQLKAVLQARESGIEVFPTWNKSYREHSIVGTEPQSLRDEADAAVKALKWEESYYVDADHIRMETVGDFLAGSNFFTLDVADYVGETPDEAKLEKWLDSLDPYYGTLSIEGLKEPLLLSREAASEAGKQYFSAIAKAGELYRHIESQKSDSPFVTEVSIDETDQPQGPADIFYLLSMMAGEKIPVQTVAPKFTGRFNKGVDYVGDLAQFETEFHADLCIIAFAVRTFGLPETLKISVHSGSDKFSLYPIINRLIKKHGAGLHVKTAGTTWLEEVIGLARAGGEGLAIAKEIYAGGIENFEALTAPYSTVIDIDTAKLPSVDEVNGWTSEQFVAALEHDLSNSDYNLHLRQLIHVAFKVAAKMGDRYTDALKANAEVIGAGVTKNLFERHMVPILG; this comes from the coding sequence ATGAAAACGATTGAACCCTACACTTTTGGAATGGGTGACCGCTTCGGTCACCAAGGCGAAGCCCAGTTGAAAGCCGTTCTCCAGGCTCGCGAGTCTGGAATCGAAGTCTTTCCGACCTGGAACAAATCCTACCGGGAGCACAGTATTGTCGGAACCGAACCGCAGAGTCTGCGGGACGAGGCCGATGCCGCGGTGAAGGCCCTGAAGTGGGAGGAGAGCTACTATGTCGACGCTGACCACATCCGCATGGAGACTGTAGGGGACTTCCTGGCGGGCAGTAACTTCTTTACCTTGGACGTTGCGGACTATGTCGGGGAGACCCCCGATGAGGCCAAACTTGAGAAATGGCTCGATTCTCTCGATCCCTATTACGGCACGTTGTCCATCGAAGGCTTGAAGGAACCGCTTTTGCTCAGCAGGGAAGCTGCCAGTGAAGCCGGGAAACAATACTTCTCGGCGATTGCCAAGGCTGGCGAACTCTACCGCCACATTGAGTCCCAAAAGTCGGACTCTCCCTTCGTCACGGAAGTGTCGATTGATGAGACGGACCAACCGCAGGGCCCTGCCGATATCTTCTACCTTCTCTCCATGATGGCCGGGGAAAAGATTCCGGTGCAAACCGTGGCGCCCAAATTCACGGGCCGTTTCAACAAGGGAGTCGATTATGTTGGCGACCTGGCTCAGTTCGAAACCGAATTTCATGCCGATCTTTGCATCATCGCTTTTGCCGTGAGGACCTTCGGTCTTCCCGAAACCCTCAAGATCAGTGTTCACTCCGGTAGTGATAAGTTCTCCCTTTATCCAATCATCAACCGGCTCATCAAAAAGCACGGTGCAGGCCTTCACGTGAAGACTGCTGGAACCACCTGGTTGGAAGAAGTGATCGGTCTCGCACGCGCTGGTGGCGAAGGCTTGGCCATTGCCAAAGAGATCTATGCGGGTGGGATTGAGAACTTTGAAGCGCTCACGGCTCCGTACAGTACCGTCATCGACATCGACACCGCAAAACTCCCGTCGGTGGACGAAGTCAACGGCTGGACCTCTGAGCAATTCGTAGCCGCACTTGAGCACGATCTCTCGAATTCCGACTACAACCTGCACCTGCGCCAATTGATTCACGTAGCCTTTAAAGTCGCTGCGAAAATGGGCGATCGCTATACGGATGCTCTTAAGGCCAATGCGGAAGTCATCGGTGCCGGCGTGACGAAGAATCTCTTCGAACGCCACATGGTGCCGATCTTGGGATAG
- a CDS encoding FAD-dependent oxidoreductase yields the protein MIQVPSLPASEIPVVADVDVLIVGGTSQAVAFALKLKSEGQSVFLLAPRSYLGEDICGAYRFWPEGPREDPLAKEVFGEGPTPPTPMHVKLTLEQSLVNKKIPFLLNSYSAGVLWSESGRVAGAVIANRSGHQAVRANVVVDATMEAMLLRQAGCDAVWKPQGKDRIDFVTLCEGEGEAAASERLLEELPGYADSDFQISARRYEVEVDYGDGSPEACGRALSEVVERCWVQSEYRHQTLLTPRHSKPETFPVLRDLWVEEGLLSLSESGQVSQGKESVFANPLTGMAVAADLAKELSQLRVEPVGDERIVASCAGSKPLERGVVSTLRDALRPGASAKDTVAWNPEELPVLGKFDVVVAGGGTGGAPAAIAAGRAGASTLVIEATSGLGGVGTMGQISRYWCGNRVGFTSEIDRGVKNLEWKEELQQDPEGWSVAAKCSWYHRNGVEAGCIYWFNTACVGTIVDGDRVVGLIVAGPYGYGVVSVGCVVDSTGCSDIPAAAGAPTAVIGKEHVAVQGTGLAGVRPGRDYHNSDHSFSDDTDVVDATSFFVSSKLKFRGDFDCGELVDSRERRQIIGDFRMTPVDVLFGRRFPDTVCVATSNFDSHGFTVDPVFMIIPPDKKEALWADIPLGCMLPKGLDGVLVTGLGMSAHRDTLPVIRMQADVQNQGYAAGQIAARSAMEGVPVREVDLKDVQKHLIDIGNLPERVLADEDNFPVTDAVLEKAVNEDWDNLAGVSLMLHEGERSLPFVRDAYRSVQTNDSSRSLRYAQILAMLGDDSGERELTEEISKRDWDAGWQFQGMHQFGMNMSELDSLLVCLGSVGGEDAWDCLLEKIETLPEDAEFSHIRALAMACESLYPRHPNSKASSALAEVLERPNYRGYAHKDQQSAQDALSEDINENQVRNLALRELHLARAVYRCGDLGGLGKEILEEYRGDFRGHFARHASAVLASDRVLS from the coding sequence ATGATTCAAGTCCCCTCTCTTCCTGCTTCAGAAATTCCCGTTGTCGCGGACGTGGATGTGTTAATTGTCGGTGGTACGTCTCAGGCCGTTGCGTTTGCATTGAAGCTGAAAAGTGAAGGGCAGAGCGTCTTTCTGCTGGCGCCGCGCTCTTATCTGGGAGAGGACATTTGTGGAGCCTATCGTTTTTGGCCGGAAGGTCCCCGGGAAGACCCTTTGGCAAAAGAAGTGTTTGGAGAGGGCCCAACGCCTCCGACCCCGATGCACGTGAAACTGACTCTCGAGCAGAGTCTGGTTAACAAAAAAATACCATTTCTGCTCAACAGTTACTCTGCGGGAGTTCTTTGGAGTGAGAGCGGACGCGTCGCCGGAGCTGTCATCGCGAATCGCTCGGGGCACCAAGCTGTGCGCGCGAATGTTGTCGTCGATGCGACCATGGAAGCGATGCTGCTTCGCCAAGCGGGTTGTGACGCGGTGTGGAAGCCGCAAGGGAAGGACAGGATTGATTTCGTAACTCTTTGCGAAGGGGAAGGAGAGGCGGCCGCGAGTGAGCGATTGCTGGAAGAGCTTCCGGGCTATGCAGATTCCGATTTTCAGATTTCTGCACGACGTTATGAAGTGGAGGTCGATTATGGGGATGGCTCCCCGGAGGCCTGTGGACGTGCGCTGAGCGAGGTTGTCGAACGTTGCTGGGTGCAGTCGGAGTATCGTCATCAAACCCTTTTGACGCCTCGCCATAGCAAGCCGGAAACCTTTCCGGTCCTGCGGGATCTCTGGGTCGAAGAGGGGCTGCTGAGCCTTTCGGAGTCGGGCCAGGTTTCGCAGGGGAAGGAAAGTGTCTTTGCGAATCCTTTGACGGGAATGGCGGTTGCCGCGGATCTAGCGAAAGAGCTGTCTCAGTTAAGGGTGGAGCCGGTGGGCGACGAGAGGATCGTGGCTTCTTGTGCCGGAAGCAAACCGTTGGAGAGGGGTGTGGTTTCGACTCTTCGGGATGCACTGCGCCCGGGAGCCTCGGCGAAGGATACGGTTGCTTGGAATCCGGAGGAGCTTCCGGTTCTGGGCAAGTTTGATGTCGTCGTTGCCGGAGGAGGCACCGGAGGGGCGCCTGCAGCGATTGCGGCTGGGCGGGCTGGAGCTTCGACGCTGGTGATTGAGGCAACTTCGGGCCTGGGAGGGGTCGGCACGATGGGTCAGATCTCTCGCTACTGGTGTGGGAACCGGGTCGGGTTTACTTCGGAAATTGACCGGGGAGTGAAAAATCTGGAATGGAAGGAAGAGCTTCAGCAGGACCCAGAGGGATGGTCGGTCGCGGCCAAATGTTCGTGGTATCATCGGAATGGTGTCGAGGCAGGATGTATCTATTGGTTTAATACGGCTTGCGTTGGGACGATTGTCGATGGGGACCGAGTGGTCGGACTGATTGTAGCCGGACCTTATGGTTATGGAGTGGTTTCGGTCGGTTGTGTTGTCGATTCAACCGGATGCTCTGATATCCCGGCCGCGGCGGGTGCGCCTACGGCTGTGATCGGCAAGGAGCATGTTGCGGTCCAGGGCACGGGCTTGGCCGGAGTTCGTCCCGGAAGGGATTATCACAATTCGGATCACAGTTTTTCAGATGACACGGATGTGGTCGATGCCACTTCATTCTTTGTGAGTTCGAAGCTGAAGTTCCGTGGCGACTTTGATTGCGGTGAATTGGTGGACTCCCGGGAGCGGAGACAGATCATTGGTGATTTCCGCATGACTCCGGTGGATGTTCTTTTTGGGCGCCGTTTCCCGGATACCGTTTGTGTCGCTACCTCCAATTTTGACTCTCACGGCTTCACGGTAGATCCGGTTTTTATGATCATTCCTCCGGACAAAAAGGAAGCCCTTTGGGCGGATATTCCCTTGGGGTGTATGTTGCCGAAAGGATTGGACGGAGTTTTGGTGACGGGGCTGGGAATGAGTGCCCATCGCGACACTCTCCCTGTCATCCGGATGCAGGCCGATGTGCAAAATCAAGGATACGCTGCCGGGCAGATTGCGGCTCGTTCGGCGATGGAAGGGGTGCCGGTTCGCGAGGTGGATTTAAAAGATGTGCAGAAGCATTTGATCGACATCGGAAATCTTCCCGAGCGGGTCCTTGCGGATGAGGATAATTTCCCCGTCACCGATGCGGTTTTGGAAAAAGCGGTGAATGAGGATTGGGACAACCTCGCCGGCGTATCGTTGATGCTCCATGAGGGCGAGCGCAGTTTGCCTTTTGTCCGGGATGCTTATCGCTCGGTTCAAACGAACGATTCGTCCCGTTCTCTTCGTTATGCGCAAATCTTGGCGATGCTGGGAGATGACAGCGGAGAACGGGAGCTTACCGAGGAAATCTCAAAACGGGACTGGGATGCCGGATGGCAGTTTCAAGGAATGCATCAATTCGGAATGAATATGTCCGAGCTGGACTCCCTTTTGGTCTGTCTGGGGAGTGTCGGGGGTGAAGATGCCTGGGATTGTCTGCTGGAGAAGATCGAAACTCTTCCTGAAGACGCCGAGTTTTCTCACATTCGTGCTCTGGCCATGGCTTGCGAGTCCCTCTATCCCAGGCACCCGAATTCGAAAGCATCTTCGGCTCTGGCCGAGGTGCTGGAGCGTCCCAATTATCGAGGCTATGCTCACAAGGATCAGCAGTCGGCTCAGGATGCGTTAAGCGAAGACATCAATGAAAACCAAGTGAGAAACTTGGCGCTACGGGAGCTGCACCTTGCCCGGGCTGTTTATCGTTGTGGCGATCTTGGAGGGCTCGGAAAAGAGATCTTGGAGGAATATCGGGGAGACTTTCGCGGGCACTTCGCCCGTCACGCGTCGGCGGTTCTGGCATCGGATAGGGTGCTGAGTTAG
- a CDS encoding Gfo/Idh/MocA family protein, producing MNETPRKRFAIVGLGGRSSLFSEALLKDYKDTSELVALCDTNQTRMDFHNASFAKKYEAGPFPTYAAADFDRMVAEKKPDVVIVTTMDRTHHKYIIRAMELGCDAISEKPMTTDENKCQEILDAVERTGQKLKVTFNYRYAPSRTKVKELISNGTIGDITSVHFEWLLDTKHGADYFRRWHRDKLNSGGLMVHKSTHHFDLVNWWLGSSPETVYGMGKLAFYGKENAEKRGVEKFYYRGTNDPNAKDDPFALDLNSDETLKGLYLNAEKEDGYLRDQSVFSSGINIEDTMNVLVRYKSGTQMSYSLTAYSPWEGLRIAFNGTKGRIELEEVEKSYVNTGGGTSGEGEASSRTLLVRPLWEKPYEVELEEGEGSHGGGDVVMLRDIFGDGKQEDPFRRAASHVDGAQSILTGIAANKSFATGLPITVADLLKIPSE from the coding sequence ATGAACGAAACTCCCCGCAAACGATTTGCCATTGTTGGCCTAGGTGGCCGCTCCAGCCTCTTTTCTGAAGCACTTCTCAAAGACTATAAGGATACCTCCGAGCTGGTCGCGCTCTGCGATACCAACCAGACCCGGATGGATTTTCACAATGCCTCCTTCGCGAAGAAGTATGAGGCAGGTCCTTTTCCGACTTATGCGGCAGCGGACTTTGATCGCATGGTTGCTGAGAAAAAGCCCGACGTCGTCATCGTGACGACGATGGACCGCACTCACCACAAGTATATCATCCGTGCGATGGAGCTCGGATGCGATGCGATCTCCGAGAAGCCAATGACCACGGACGAGAACAAGTGTCAGGAGATTCTCGACGCAGTGGAACGCACGGGCCAGAAATTGAAGGTGACCTTCAATTATCGGTACGCTCCCTCACGCACCAAGGTGAAGGAGCTGATCTCCAACGGGACGATCGGTGACATCACTTCCGTTCACTTTGAATGGCTTCTCGATACGAAACACGGTGCAGACTATTTCCGTCGCTGGCACCGTGATAAACTCAATTCCGGTGGACTCATGGTCCACAAATCGACTCACCACTTCGATTTGGTAAACTGGTGGCTCGGTTCTTCTCCCGAAACCGTTTACGGGATGGGGAAACTCGCCTTCTATGGGAAGGAGAACGCCGAAAAACGCGGCGTGGAGAAGTTTTACTACCGCGGGACCAACGACCCGAACGCGAAAGACGATCCTTTCGCGCTGGACCTGAATTCGGACGAAACGCTGAAGGGCCTATATTTGAACGCCGAGAAGGAAGACGGTTACCTCCGGGACCAGTCGGTGTTCAGCAGCGGGATCAACATCGAGGATACGATGAATGTTCTCGTTCGTTATAAGAGCGGGACCCAGATGTCCTATTCGCTCACAGCCTATTCCCCATGGGAGGGGCTGCGGATTGCCTTCAACGGAACAAAGGGCCGAATCGAGTTGGAGGAAGTCGAAAAGTCGTACGTGAACACCGGCGGAGGAACAAGCGGAGAAGGCGAGGCCTCGAGCCGGACCCTGTTGGTGCGCCCACTCTGGGAGAAACCGTATGAGGTGGAGTTGGAAGAAGGCGAAGGCTCCCACGGAGGAGGCGACGTCGTCATGCTCCGCGACATCTTTGGCGATGGGAAGCAGGAGGACCCATTCCGTCGGGCTGCGAGTCACGTCGATGGCGCGCAATCCATCCTCACCGGAATTGCCGCGAACAAGTCTTTCGCGACCGGCCTCCCGATTACCGTTGCCGACCTCCTCAAAATCCCTTCTGAGTAA